The Triticum dicoccoides isolate Atlit2015 ecotype Zavitan chromosome 6A, WEW_v2.0, whole genome shotgun sequence genome has a window encoding:
- the LOC119318711 gene encoding uncharacterized protein LOC119318711 isoform X1 yields the protein MTWFCRHLPHCLSAPSFQLWQLLLSYRVAHCSVHSFYEIHLSPNHSAEEHRVMHNCNSLSHLECSTISSHVFAPLNLTRHIEYCMHRVNLLRHHGVKPILVLDGGFFPMKSEQEVKRARSRKENLEHAREHEATGNYRAAFDCYQIGVDITPKIAFELIQIILLWLRERMVLVIYIMEKNSWNASTTSFMSSRVCGRLDLILSWNDNYWCATEEYIS from the exons ATGACATGGTTTTGTAGACATCTTCCTCATTGTCTTTCTGCCCCGTCCTTTCAATTATGGCAACTGCTACTGAGTTACCGAGTTGCTCATTGTTCTGTTCATAGCTTTTATGAAATTCATTTGTCACCGAACCATAGTGCAGAGGAACATAGAGTTATGCACAACTGCAACTCACTATCACATCTTGAGTGCAGCACCATAAGCTCACATGTGTTTGCCCCCTTGAATTTGACCAGGCATATTGAGTACTGCATGCATAGGGTTAACTTGTTGCGGCACCACGGTGTGAAGCCAATTCTTGTACTTGATGGAGGCTTTTTTCCAATGAAGAGCGAACAAGAGGTCAAACGTGCAAG GTCACGAAAGGAAAATCTTGAGCATGCCAGGGAACATGAAGCAACTGGGAATTACCGTGCTGCTTTTGACTGCTACCAGATAGGTGTTGACATTACACCTAAAATTGCTTTCGAACTGATCCAG ATCATCTTGCTGTGGTTGCGTGAAAGGATGgtgctcgtgatctatatcatggaaaAAAATTCCTGGAATGCCTCTACTACCTCCTTCATGTCCTCTAG GGTATGTGGAAGACTGGATTTGATTTTATCCTGGAATGACAACTATTGGTGTGCAACTGAAGAATATATTTCATGA
- the LOC119318711 gene encoding exonuclease 1-like isoform X3: MHRVNLLRHHGVKPILVLDGGFFPMKSEQEVKRARSRKENLEHAREHEATGNYRAAFDCYQIGVDITPKIAFELIQIILLWLRERMVLVIYIMEKNSWNASTTSFMSSRVCGRLDLILSWNDNYWCATEEYIS; encoded by the exons ATGCATAGGGTTAACTTGTTGCGGCACCACGGTGTGAAGCCAATTCTTGTACTTGATGGAGGCTTTTTTCCAATGAAGAGCGAACAAGAGGTCAAACGTGCAAG GTCACGAAAGGAAAATCTTGAGCATGCCAGGGAACATGAAGCAACTGGGAATTACCGTGCTGCTTTTGACTGCTACCAGATAGGTGTTGACATTACACCTAAAATTGCTTTCGAACTGATCCAG ATCATCTTGCTGTGGTTGCGTGAAAGGATGgtgctcgtgatctatatcatggaaaAAAATTCCTGGAATGCCTCTACTACCTCCTTCATGTCCTCTAG GGTATGTGGAAGACTGGATTTGATTTTATCCTGGAATGACAACTATTGGTGTGCAACTGAAGAATATATTTCATGA
- the LOC119318711 gene encoding exonuclease 1-like isoform X2, giving the protein MTWFCRHLPHCLSAPSFQLWQLLLSYRVAHCSVHSFYEIHLSPNHSAEEHRVMHNCNSLSHLECSTISSHVFAPLNLTRHIEYCMHRVNLLRHHGVKPILVLDGGFFPMKSEQEVKRARSRKENLEHAREHEATGNYRAAFDCYQIGVDITPKIAFELIQIILLWLRERMVLVIYIMEKNSWNASTTSFMSSRPKNNSL; this is encoded by the exons ATGACATGGTTTTGTAGACATCTTCCTCATTGTCTTTCTGCCCCGTCCTTTCAATTATGGCAACTGCTACTGAGTTACCGAGTTGCTCATTGTTCTGTTCATAGCTTTTATGAAATTCATTTGTCACCGAACCATAGTGCAGAGGAACATAGAGTTATGCACAACTGCAACTCACTATCACATCTTGAGTGCAGCACCATAAGCTCACATGTGTTTGCCCCCTTGAATTTGACCAGGCATATTGAGTACTGCATGCATAGGGTTAACTTGTTGCGGCACCACGGTGTGAAGCCAATTCTTGTACTTGATGGAGGCTTTTTTCCAATGAAGAGCGAACAAGAGGTCAAACGTGCAAG GTCACGAAAGGAAAATCTTGAGCATGCCAGGGAACATGAAGCAACTGGGAATTACCGTGCTGCTTTTGACTGCTACCAGATAGGTGTTGACATTACACCTAAAATTGCTTTCGAACTGATCCAG ATCATCTTGCTGTGGTTGCGTGAAAGGATGgtgctcgtgatctatatcatggaaaAAAATTCCTGGAATGCCTCTACTACCTCCTTCATGTCCTCTAG ACCCAAGAACAATTCCTTATGA